A portion of the Flavobacterium limnophilum genome contains these proteins:
- a CDS encoding PLP-dependent cysteine synthase family protein produces MKEEINAYNNILELIGNTPLIKLNKVTEELEGNFYAKVEAFNPGHSTKDRIALFILEEAEKRGILSPGDTIIETTSGNTGFSLAMVSIIKGYNCILAVTSKSSKDKIDMLRSLGAKVYVCPAHVSADDERSYYSVAKRLHEETKGSVYINQYFNQLNVDAHYKSTGPEIWEQTNGKITHLIACSGTGGTISGTAKYLKEQNPNIRILGVDAFGSVLKKYHETKEFDNKEIYPYRIEGLGKNLIPSATDFDVIDQFMKVTDEESAHATRELAKREGLFVGYTSGAVLQAIRQYSEEGEFDKNSNVIAIFPDHGSRYMSKVFSDDWMNDQGFFDSINEEEAQKIEFIK; encoded by the coding sequence ATGAAAGAAGAAATTAACGCTTATAATAATATTTTAGAATTAATAGGGAATACTCCCCTTATTAAACTAAATAAAGTTACCGAAGAATTAGAAGGAAATTTCTATGCTAAAGTAGAGGCTTTTAATCCCGGACATTCCACCAAAGACAGGATTGCTTTATTTATACTTGAAGAAGCCGAGAAGAGAGGAATTCTTTCTCCGGGTGATACCATTATAGAAACTACATCCGGAAATACTGGGTTTAGTTTGGCAATGGTAAGTATTATCAAGGGCTACAATTGTATTTTGGCAGTTACTTCAAAATCTTCCAAGGATAAAATTGACATGCTTCGCAGTTTAGGTGCCAAAGTATATGTTTGTCCGGCACACGTTTCCGCTGATGATGAAAGGTCTTATTACAGTGTTGCCAAGCGTTTGCACGAAGAAACCAAAGGTTCTGTTTATATCAACCAGTACTTTAATCAACTCAATGTTGATGCCCATTACAAATCTACCGGACCGGAAATTTGGGAACAAACAAACGGTAAAATAACACACCTTATCGCTTGTAGCGGAACAGGTGGAACCATTTCAGGAACTGCAAAATACTTGAAAGAGCAAAATCCAAACATCCGAATCTTGGGAGTGGATGCTTTTGGTTCCGTATTGAAAAAATACCACGAAACTAAAGAATTTGACAATAAAGAAATTTACCCATACCGAATTGAAGGTTTAGGGAAAAACTTGATTCCATCGGCCACTGATTTTGACGTTATCGATCAATTCATGAAGGTTACCGACGAAGAAAGTGCCCACGCCACCAGAGAATTAGCCAAAAGAGAAGGTCTTTTTGTTGGATATACTTCAGGAGCGGTGCTTCAAGCGATCAGACAATATTCCGAAGAAGGCGAATTTGACAAAAACAGTAATGTAATTGCCATTTTTCCTGATCACGGTTCCCGTTACATGAGCAAAGTGTTTAGTGATGACTGGATGAACGATCAAGGTTTCTTTGACAGCATCAACGAAGAAGAAGCACAAAAAATCGAGTTTATAAAATAA